The following DNA comes from Buttiauxella agrestis.
CAACTCCCCTTCAAGAAGTTGTATCGTTTTATTTCTTTCCAGATCCGGGTCAGGAATCGGCACGGCTGACATCAATGCTTTAGTGTATGGATGCAGCGGATTGTGATAAACCTCATCGTAGGTACCCAACTCGACCGCATGGCCCAGATACATCACCAGAACACGGTCAGATATATGTTTTACCACCGCCAAATCGTGCGCGATGAAGATCAGGGAAAGCCCCATTTCACGTTGCAGTTTTTGCAGCAGGTTAACGACCTGAGCCTGAATGGATACGTCCAGCGCCGATACTGGTTCGTCGCAGATAATCAGTTTTGGCTCGAGGATCAGTGCGCGAGCAATCCCGATACGCTGACACTGGCCACCTGAGAATTCGTGCGGGTAACGGTTGATGAGGTTTGGCAGCAAGCCCACTTTCATCATCATCGCTTTTACGCGGTCGCGAACTTCCTGGCGTGGCATTTTCGGGTGATAAGTGCGCAGCGGCTCCGCGATAATATCGCCGATATTCATACGCGGGTTCAGGGAAGCCAGCGGGTCCTGGAAAATCATCTGGATATCGCTGCGCACTTCGCGCCACTGTTCCGGATTCATCCCCAGCAAATCTTTGCCCAACCAGGCTACGCGGCCTTCGGTCGCTTTAACCAGGCCGATAATGGCACGGGCAAAAGTCGATTTTCCGCAACCGGATTCCCCTACCACGCCCAACGTTTCGCCTTCGTA
Coding sequences within:
- the oppF gene encoding murein tripeptide/oligopeptide ABC transporter ATP binding protein OppF → MNAVTEEKKVLLEIADLKVHFDIKDGKQWFWQPSKTLKAVDGVTLRLYEGETLGVVGESGCGKSTFARAIIGLVKATEGRVAWLGKDLLGMNPEQWREVRSDIQMIFQDPLASLNPRMNIGDIIAEPLRTYHPKMPRQEVRDRVKAMMMKVGLLPNLINRYPHEFSGGQCQRIGIARALILEPKLIICDEPVSALDVSIQAQVVNLLQKLQREMGLSLIFIAHDLAVVKHISDRVLVMYLGHAVELGTYDEVYHNPLHPYTKALMSAVPIPDPDLERNKTIQLLEGELPSPINPPSGCVFRTRCPIAGPECAKTRPVLEGSFKHAVSCLKVDPL